The following proteins are encoded in a genomic region of Caldicoprobacter guelmensis:
- a CDS encoding protein-L-isoaspartate(D-aspartate) O-methyltransferase yields MAWRREYMPEITDDRVWEALNSIPRRLFLGEAYQDDEYLDAPLPIGFGQTISQPSLVAYMTQLLMLEGRERVLEIGTGSGYQTAFLARLAKEVYTVEVIKPLQERAKEVLKSLGYTNIYYKIGNGFDGWEEHAPYDAIMVTCAPQRVPQALIDQLAEGGRMVIPVGPEHGVQMLYRITKVDGRLKKEPICHVRFVPMIEKQT; encoded by the coding sequence ATGGCATGGAGGAGGGAATACATGCCGGAAATAACGGATGACAGGGTGTGGGAGGCGCTGAATTCTATTCCCAGAAGGCTGTTTCTGGGGGAGGCTTATCAGGATGATGAGTATTTGGATGCTCCATTGCCCATAGGGTTTGGCCAAACTATTTCCCAGCCCTCGTTGGTGGCGTATATGACGCAGCTTTTGATGCTTGAGGGCCGTGAGAGGGTCCTTGAGATCGGCACCGGTTCAGGGTATCAAACTGCGTTTTTGGCGCGCTTGGCCAAAGAGGTGTACACAGTGGAAGTGATAAAGCCTTTACAGGAGCGAGCAAAGGAAGTTTTGAAGTCTCTTGGATACACAAATATTTACTATAAAATAGGGAATGGATTTGATGGATGGGAGGAGCATGCTCCTTATGATGCTATCATGGTTACATGTGCTCCCCAACGAGTGCCGCAGGCTCTTATAGACCAACTGGCCGAAGGAGGACGGATGGTGATACCTGTTGGTCCTGAGCACGGCGTGCAAATGCTTTACCGCATTACAAAGGTGGATGGGCGATTGAAGAAAGAGCCGATATGCCATGTAAGGTTTGTACCCATGATAGAAAAACAAACTTGA
- a CDS encoding carbohydrate kinase family protein — translation MSSGGIAVGGNLVVDYLKVVDSYPKEGHLATIYSITKSVGGAVTNVLIDLAKMDPSLKLQAIGLVGCDEDGEFVLDLLNRHNIDTRLVRKETSVKTSFTDVITVESTGHRTFFHYRGANSFLAPAHFDFSQIDAELLHVGYILLLDTLDSFDDEYGTLLARVLADAQRKGIKTSIDVVSENSDRFSRIVPPSLKYTNYCIINEVEASLTTHIPARDSGGTLILENVEKMCAVLFEMGVQEWVVVHAPEGAVAMDKSRKVYRQPSLALPPGYIKGTVGAGDAFCAGVLYSIYKGWDIEKALAMGTAAAACCLSEVSATEGMKDIESIEKLFNSTPKGNF, via the coding sequence ATGAGTAGTGGTGGTATTGCGGTAGGGGGCAATCTGGTTGTAGACTACTTGAAGGTGGTCGACAGTTACCCGAAAGAAGGTCATTTGGCCACTATTTATTCTATAACTAAATCGGTTGGTGGAGCGGTTACTAATGTTTTGATTGACCTTGCTAAGATGGATCCATCGCTTAAACTTCAAGCCATTGGTCTTGTAGGTTGTGATGAAGATGGAGAGTTTGTATTGGATTTGCTAAATAGACACAATATTGATACACGCCTTGTTAGAAAAGAGACCTCAGTTAAGACTTCTTTTACCGATGTCATTACAGTCGAATCGACAGGGCATAGGACGTTTTTTCACTACAGAGGCGCTAATAGCTTTTTGGCTCCTGCGCATTTTGATTTTTCGCAAATTGATGCTGAATTGTTGCATGTAGGATATATACTGCTGTTGGATACCCTAGATTCTTTTGATGATGAATATGGAACACTGTTAGCTCGTGTGCTTGCTGATGCTCAACGTAAGGGGATCAAAACTTCTATTGACGTAGTAAGTGAGAACAGCGATAGATTTTCTAGAATTGTTCCCCCCAGCCTTAAGTACACAAATTATTGTATTATAAATGAAGTAGAAGCTTCATTGACTACGCATATTCCGGCCAGGGATTCAGGAGGAACCCTTATACTTGAGAATGTGGAGAAGATGTGTGCTGTGCTGTTTGAAATGGGGGTTCAGGAGTGGGTTGTGGTTCATGCCCCAGAAGGAGCGGTTGCCATGGACAAAAGCCGAAAAGTGTACAGGCAACCTTCGTTAGCTCTCCCTCCAGGGTATATCAAGGGAACAGTGGGAGCTGGTGATGCTTTTTGTGCTGGGGTGCTGTACTCAATCTACAAAGGGTGGGATATCGAAAAAGCCTTGGCAATGGGAACGGCTGCGGCTGCTTGTTGTCTTTCTGAGGTTAGTGCCACTGAAGGGATGAAAGATATTGAAAGCATTGAGAAGTTGTTTAATTCTACGCCTAAAGGTAATTTTTGA
- a CDS encoding HNH endonuclease, producing MKPKKSVKSYIYERDGHRCHFCAKRLEFHQASLDHYLPKSKGGTSDIFNLILSCKKCNKLKKSSIPADFEEVMIQLFKIGVRDGVIRTSLPQFSTDEIKNIAENIDRVEAINKYVVFQSKTHRLYIKNNRIIKIIHLGTQVDISQ from the coding sequence ATGAAGCCAAAGAAATCCGTCAAATCGTACATATATGAAAGGGATGGGCATAGGTGCCATTTCTGTGCCAAACGCCTTGAATTTCACCAAGCAAGCCTAGACCATTATTTGCCCAAGAGCAAAGGTGGCACCAGCGACATATTCAACCTGATACTGAGCTGCAAAAAATGCAACAAGCTTAAAAAAAGCTCCATCCCCGCCGATTTTGAAGAGGTAATGATACAGCTATTTAAAATCGGCGTGAGGGATGGAGTGATCAGGACATCGCTGCCCCAATTTTCGACCGATGAGATAAAAAATATAGCGGAAAACATAGACAGGGTGGAAGCGATAAACAAGTACGTGGTATTTCAGAGCAAAACCCACCGCTTATATATCAAAAACAACCGCATTATAAAAATCATACATCTTGGTACTCAGGTCGATATTTCACAGTGA
- a CDS encoding sugar kinase, with protein MSKKVVTFGEIMLRLSPPGYLRFTQASSFDVVYGGGEANVAVSLANFGIDAVFVTRLPKNPIGDAAISELRRYGVDTRYIARGGSRIGIYFMEKGASVRPSNVVYDRAHSAISEAKVGDIDWRAAFEGAEWFHFTGITPALGDNVAELVEEGCKVAKEMGLTVSCDLNYRKKLWSTEKAGKVMGNLMQYVDIVIANEEDAEKVFGIKAPETDVIAGQLNLEGYKYVARELYNRFNLKMVAITLRESLSASDNNWSGMLYDGKEYYFSRKYKLHIVDRVGGGDAFGAGLIYSIITGKDLQYALEFAVAASALKHTIEGDFNQVSVQEVEALMKGDASGRVQR; from the coding sequence ATGTCTAAAAAAGTAGTGACCTTTGGAGAAATTATGTTGAGGTTATCACCACCAGGATATTTAAGGTTTACCCAGGCAAGCAGTTTTGATGTGGTATACGGTGGCGGAGAGGCAAATGTGGCGGTGTCGCTGGCCAACTTTGGTATAGATGCTGTATTTGTCACAAGGCTTCCCAAAAACCCCATAGGGGATGCAGCCATCAGCGAGCTGCGCCGCTATGGTGTCGATACGCGCTACATAGCTAGGGGAGGCAGCAGAATAGGCATATATTTTATGGAAAAGGGGGCTTCGGTGAGGCCGTCCAATGTGGTATATGACAGGGCGCACTCTGCCATATCAGAGGCAAAAGTGGGCGATATTGACTGGAGAGCCGCTTTTGAAGGTGCCGAATGGTTCCATTTCACGGGTATTACTCCGGCACTGGGAGACAATGTAGCGGAGCTGGTTGAAGAGGGCTGCAAAGTTGCGAAGGAGATGGGCCTTACCGTAAGCTGTGACTTAAATTATCGCAAGAAGTTGTGGTCTACCGAAAAAGCCGGCAAAGTAATGGGAAACCTCATGCAGTACGTTGACATAGTGATTGCCAATGAGGAGGATGCTGAGAAGGTGTTTGGTATAAAGGCGCCCGAAACCGACGTGATTGCCGGTCAGCTCAATCTGGAAGGATATAAATACGTGGCACGCGAACTGTATAACCGTTTTAATCTCAAGATGGTAGCTATCACATTGAGGGAGAGCTTATCGGCGTCTGACAACAACTGGTCTGGTATGCTGTATGATGGAAAGGAGTATTACTTCTCTAGGAAATACAAGCTCCACATTGTGGATCGCGTGGGCGGTGGGGATGCATTTGGTGCCGGGCTTATATATTCCATTATCACAGGTAAGGACCTGCAGTATGCCCTGGAATTTGCTGTTGCAGCATCTGCTCTTAAACACACCATCGAGGGTGATTTCAACCAGGTGTCGGTTCAGGAGGTTGAGGCCCTGATGAAGGGGGATGCTTCAGGTAGGGTACAGCGGTGA
- a CDS encoding LacI family DNA-binding transcriptional regulator: MNIYEIAKKAGVSIATVSRVINNSPNVRQETRERVEAVLREYRYTPNAIARSLVTRATHTIGVLTSDVRDSYYASAIYTIEQRFGELGYNVILCNTGLELKKKREYLRIMLQKKVDGIILVGSVFKEKNDNSHIYEVAMHVPVVMLNGDLQGDNIYSIVCDDGLAIFNIVELLYLKGHKDIVYLYDVESFSGMAKIEGFKKGMKKNNLKFDDGSIIKVSSGIQGGYEGVERLEGEGRRYTAILTSEDIIAVGVLKKLKEMGRRVPEDVVVFGFNNSQYSLCTVPELSTVDNKVTDMALGAVQMLYDVLQGKKVTHKIVVTPELVIRGSS; the protein is encoded by the coding sequence ATGAATATTTACGAAATTGCCAAAAAAGCGGGGGTATCCATTGCAACAGTATCCAGGGTAATAAACAATAGCCCAAATGTTAGGCAGGAGACTAGGGAGAGAGTGGAGGCTGTACTTCGAGAGTACAGGTATACTCCTAATGCTATAGCGCGAAGCCTGGTGACCAGGGCTACCCATACCATTGGTGTTTTAACCAGCGATGTGAGGGACTCATATTATGCTAGTGCTATCTATACCATAGAACAAAGGTTTGGGGAACTAGGGTATAACGTGATTTTATGTAATACTGGGTTGGAACTTAAAAAGAAAAGGGAATATCTTCGAATAATGCTACAAAAAAAAGTGGATGGCATTATACTGGTAGGTTCGGTCTTTAAGGAGAAAAACGATAATAGCCATATATACGAGGTGGCCATGCATGTACCTGTGGTGATGCTCAACGGTGATCTGCAGGGGGATAATATTTATTCAATCGTCTGTGACGATGGTTTGGCTATCTTTAACATAGTTGAGCTACTTTATTTAAAAGGGCATAAGGATATAGTGTACCTGTACGATGTGGAAAGCTTTAGCGGTATGGCCAAAATAGAGGGTTTTAAGAAGGGTATGAAAAAAAACAACCTAAAGTTTGATGACGGCAGCATTATCAAAGTATCTTCAGGTATTCAAGGTGGATATGAGGGAGTAGAAAGGTTGGAAGGAGAAGGTAGGCGATACACGGCGATTTTGACCAGCGAGGATATCATTGCAGTAGGGGTACTCAAAAAACTTAAGGAGATGGGGAGGCGTGTACCTGAGGATGTAGTGGTGTTTGGATTTAACAATTCTCAATACTCGCTGTGTACTGTGCCCGAGCTGTCTACTGTGGATAATAAGGTGACCGACATGGCTTTGGGGGCTGTACAGATGCTGTATGATGTGTTGCAGGGAAAAAAAGTTACGCATAAGATAGTGGTTACTCCTGAACTGGTAATAAGGGGAAGTAGTTGA
- a CDS encoding bifunctional 2-keto-4-hydroxyglutarate aldolase/2-keto-3-deoxy-6-phosphogluconate aldolase has translation MDKEQILSKIVEGGLVAVVRAESGEQALKIADACMKGGVAAIEITFTVPGAADVIKELAKVYTKGEILLGAGTVMDAETARTAILAGAQYVVSPYLNVEIVKLCNRYRVPCMPGAMTIKEVVEAMEAGADIIKIFPGELFGPQIIKAILGPIPYAKLMPTGGVSLGNVEEWIKAGAVAVGVGSALTKGAKTGDYEAITRTAQEFIARIRTARGIC, from the coding sequence ATGGATAAGGAGCAGATTCTCTCAAAGATAGTTGAAGGCGGCCTTGTGGCGGTGGTAAGGGCTGAGTCTGGTGAGCAGGCATTAAAGATCGCCGATGCCTGCATGAAGGGTGGAGTAGCTGCTATAGAGATAACATTTACCGTTCCAGGAGCTGCCGATGTAATCAAGGAGTTGGCAAAGGTTTATACTAAGGGTGAAATCCTGCTGGGGGCCGGGACGGTAATGGATGCCGAAACGGCTAGAACAGCCATTCTCGCGGGGGCACAGTATGTGGTAAGCCCTTACTTAAACGTTGAAATCGTCAAGCTTTGCAACAGGTACAGGGTGCCCTGCATGCCAGGGGCCATGACCATTAAAGAGGTTGTGGAAGCAATGGAGGCGGGTGCTGACATCATCAAGATTTTTCCGGGGGAACTATTTGGGCCGCAAATCATAAAAGCCATACTTGGGCCCATACCCTACGCAAAACTCATGCCCACCGGTGGTGTCAGCCTGGGGAACGTTGAGGAGTGGATCAAAGCCGGTGCTGTGGCGGTGGGTGTGGGCAGCGCACTGACTAAAGGAGCGAAGACGGGAGACTATGAGGCCATAACCAGGACTGCGCAGGAGTTTATTGCAAGGATTAGAACAGCCAGGGGAATTTGTTGA
- a CDS encoding glucuronate isomerase produces MAIADVKELRAAVDAAVEQVEITDVHTHLYTPCFGDMLLWGVNELLTYHYLVAEVFRWIDMPYDDFWSMSKREQADLIWKMLFLENSPYSEACRGVLTVLNKLGLDVASRDLESYRRYFAGKTLEEYVDQVFELSKVKEVVMTNDPFDDSERRVWLESYKADPRFKAALRIDPLLNTWDQTWMRLKEWGYGVDKELNQATLKEVRRFLSDWVNRMQPVYMAVSLPPTFAFPENSTRAVLIEECVLPVCREHNIPLAMMIGVKKLVNPGLKLAGDSVGKGSIEAVEYLCANYPYNKFMVTMLSRENQHELSVAARKFRNLMIFGCWWFLNNPSLVDEITRMRFELLGVNVIPQHSDARVLDQLIYKWAHSRKVIADVLFDKYKDLMETGWQIEESEIRRDVQKLFSQNFWDFINKRI; encoded by the coding sequence ATGGCAATTGCTGATGTTAAAGAGCTGCGTGCTGCAGTGGATGCAGCTGTAGAACAAGTTGAAATTACCGATGTACACACACATCTATACACGCCGTGTTTTGGCGATATGCTGTTGTGGGGTGTAAACGAGCTGCTTACTTATCATTATCTGGTGGCAGAGGTTTTCAGGTGGATAGATATGCCCTACGACGATTTCTGGAGTATGTCAAAACGGGAACAGGCTGACCTCATATGGAAGATGCTGTTTCTAGAAAACAGCCCCTACAGTGAGGCATGCCGCGGTGTGCTGACGGTACTAAATAAATTAGGGCTTGATGTTGCTAGCCGTGACTTAGAATCATATCGCCGGTACTTTGCAGGGAAGACCCTGGAAGAATATGTAGATCAGGTGTTTGAGCTATCCAAGGTCAAGGAAGTGGTGATGACCAATGATCCTTTTGATGACAGCGAACGAAGGGTGTGGTTGGAATCTTACAAAGCTGACCCGCGGTTTAAGGCAGCGTTGCGCATTGACCCCCTTCTCAACACCTGGGATCAGACGTGGATGAGGCTTAAGGAATGGGGCTATGGCGTCGATAAAGAATTGAACCAGGCAACGCTTAAAGAGGTAAGGCGTTTCTTAAGCGATTGGGTAAATCGTATGCAGCCGGTGTATATGGCTGTATCGTTGCCACCAACCTTTGCCTTTCCAGAGAACTCCACCAGGGCAGTGCTCATTGAGGAATGCGTTCTGCCAGTATGTAGAGAGCACAACATACCCCTAGCGATGATGATAGGTGTAAAGAAGCTTGTCAATCCTGGGCTTAAGCTGGCGGGCGATTCTGTGGGCAAGGGCAGCATTGAGGCTGTGGAGTATCTGTGCGCCAACTATCCATACAACAAGTTTATGGTTACCATGCTATCAAGGGAGAATCAACATGAATTGAGTGTAGCGGCACGCAAGTTCAGAAATCTCATGATATTTGGATGCTGGTGGTTCCTTAACAACCCCAGTTTGGTCGACGAGATAACCCGTATGCGGTTTGAACTTCTAGGTGTTAACGTCATACCGCAGCACTCGGATGCCCGTGTGCTGGACCAGCTTATCTATAAATGGGCTCATTCCAGGAAGGTCATAGCTGATGTGCTGTTTGACAAGTATAAGGATTTGATGGAGACGGGTTGGCAGATTGAAGAAAGCGAGATACGCAGGGACGTGCAAAAGCTGTTCAGCCAGAACTTTTGGGATTTCATAAACAAGAGGATATAA
- a CDS encoding DUF362 domain-containing protein, producing the protein MGEKAKVLFASVKYDKFDADVTLPAKFGRLIDRMGMQDVVKGKWTAIKMHLGRNIGYSTIHPLFVKILVDKLLEYGAKVYITDQVVSGARSRGYTEEYLGVPIVPVCGLLGKYYYEKYVDFKTFKNVDIGGYIHDAEVMINLSHVKGHGACGYGGACKNIAMGCVTDRTRQQIHGLEGGITWEEELCIHCEACIRNCNHDANSFDENGKYRVFFHNCTFCQHCVKVCPTGAIKMDANRYEDFQKGMALCTDEVLKTFEPGHVFYINFLTNITILCDCWGLTTPSLVPDIGVFASQDIVAIERASLDAIKVEDLIPSGLPQGMELGDHGHLFERIHRKDPFIQLRELEKRGLGTQEYYIEEVF; encoded by the coding sequence ATGGGGGAAAAAGCAAAAGTATTGTTTGCATCTGTAAAATACGACAAGTTTGATGCAGATGTAACGCTTCCGGCCAAGTTTGGTAGGCTCATAGACAGAATGGGTATGCAAGATGTTGTAAAGGGAAAATGGACGGCTATAAAGATGCACCTAGGAAGGAATATCGGCTATTCCACCATACATCCCCTGTTTGTCAAAATCCTGGTGGATAAATTGCTTGAGTATGGGGCAAAGGTGTATATAACCGACCAAGTGGTTTCGGGAGCAAGAAGTAGGGGTTATACAGAGGAATATCTGGGAGTGCCCATTGTTCCAGTATGTGGATTGTTAGGAAAGTATTATTATGAAAAATATGTAGACTTTAAGACGTTTAAAAATGTGGATATTGGCGGTTACATACATGACGCTGAAGTTATGATCAACCTTTCCCATGTTAAAGGTCATGGTGCGTGCGGATATGGGGGAGCTTGTAAAAACATTGCCATGGGTTGTGTGACTGATCGTACTAGGCAGCAAATCCACGGCCTTGAGGGTGGGATTACATGGGAAGAAGAGCTGTGTATCCACTGCGAAGCCTGTATTAGAAACTGCAACCATGATGCCAATAGCTTTGATGAAAACGGAAAATATAGGGTATTTTTCCACAACTGTACATTTTGCCAGCACTGTGTGAAGGTATGTCCCACTGGCGCTATCAAAATGGATGCTAACAGGTATGAGGATTTCCAGAAGGGAATGGCATTGTGTACCGATGAGGTGCTTAAGACGTTTGAACCAGGGCATGTGTTTTATATCAATTTTCTCACCAATATAACCATACTGTGCGATTGTTGGGGGCTTACCACTCCATCCCTGGTGCCTGATATAGGCGTGTTTGCTTCCCAGGATATAGTTGCCATTGAAAGGGCTTCACTGGATGCCATCAAGGTGGAGGACCTCATTCCGTCAGGCCTTCCGCAGGGCATGGAGCTGGGAGACCATGGCCATCTGTTTGAGCGCATACACAGAAAAGATCCATTTATTCAGCTGAGAGAATTGGAGAAAAGGGGATTGGGCACTCAGGAATATTATATTGAAGAGGTCTTTTAA
- a CDS encoding vitamin B12-dependent ribonucleotide reductase — MFLTENALKVLQKRYLAKDENGNIIETVEDMFRRVARHVAQADKIYSPDADVEAVEEEFYNLMVNLEFMPNSPTLMNAGRPLGQLSACFVLPVPDSMEGIFDAVKHAALIHKSGGGTGFSFSRLRPKGSAVKSTGGVASGPVSFMKVFNAATEAVKQGGTRRGANMGILRVDHPDILEFIDCKKNNSDITNFNISVGITEAFMRAVERGEDYDLIDPRTGKPAGRLNAREVFDKIVENAWHNGEPGIIFLDRLNRDNVLIELGEIESTNPCGEQPLLPYESCNLGSINLSRMVEEVDGKYVVNYDKLGRVVDLAVHFLDNVIDVNKYPLPQIEEMTKGSRKIGLGVMGFADMLFKLGIPYNSDEAVELARQVMKFIQERSKEMSARLAEVRGVFPFFEKSTLRHKGLRLRNATTTTIAPTGTISIICGTTSGIEPLFAISFVRNVMDNDQLVEVHPYFKEVAIKRGFYSDQLMRKIAARGSIQGMEEIPEDVRRVFVTAHDVSPEYHVRMQAAFQEYTDNAVSKTVNFPNSATVEDVRKVYWLAYELGCKGVTIYRDGSREGQVLSVKPKEDKPLEEKPIEDKPKIDKKDEKKDKTGSLTEKIYSRIKEQAENKQPKITPRPRPDVTMGFTEKVRIGCGNLYITVNYDDQGICEVFTNLGRAGGCPSQSEATSRLISIALRSGMDVDTIIEQLKGIRCHSTLRQKGLKVLSCPDAIGRVLEKVVKLRLNNNLEAEELDIGSPDMVDKHSCLANCSLCSLKDVCNNPYKENGGIPLSDSDSSVDLPAGSLENSGKLQKKGQKCPECGATMEHDGGCVVCRSCGYSKCG; from the coding sequence ATGTTTTTGACTGAGAATGCTTTAAAAGTGCTGCAAAAGAGGTATCTGGCCAAGGACGAAAACGGCAATATAATTGAGACGGTTGAGGATATGTTCAGGCGCGTGGCAAGGCATGTCGCACAGGCTGATAAGATATATTCACCCGATGCTGATGTGGAAGCGGTGGAAGAGGAATTCTATAACCTCATGGTAAACCTCGAGTTCATGCCTAACTCTCCAACCCTCATGAATGCCGGAAGACCCTTAGGGCAGCTGTCTGCTTGCTTTGTGCTGCCCGTTCCCGACAGCATGGAAGGCATATTTGATGCTGTAAAGCACGCTGCACTGATACATAAAAGCGGCGGCGGCACAGGGTTCAGCTTTTCGCGCCTGCGCCCCAAGGGCTCTGCGGTGAAGTCTACCGGCGGCGTGGCTAGCGGCCCGGTCAGCTTTATGAAGGTGTTCAACGCCGCAACCGAGGCAGTAAAGCAAGGTGGAACACGGCGTGGTGCCAATATGGGAATACTCAGGGTGGACCATCCTGATATACTGGAATTCATCGACTGCAAGAAGAACAACTCGGATATAACCAATTTCAACATAAGCGTTGGTATTACCGAGGCCTTTATGCGAGCCGTGGAACGGGGGGAGGACTACGACCTCATAGACCCCCGTACTGGAAAGCCAGCCGGCAGGCTCAATGCCAGGGAGGTATTCGATAAAATTGTCGAAAATGCCTGGCACAACGGGGAGCCCGGCATAATATTCCTGGATCGTTTAAACAGGGATAATGTGCTCATTGAGCTGGGGGAGATAGAGAGCACCAACCCGTGTGGCGAACAGCCACTGCTGCCCTATGAGAGCTGTAATCTTGGCTCCATAAACCTATCCAGAATGGTTGAAGAGGTTGACGGGAAGTACGTCGTAAACTATGATAAGCTGGGCAGGGTTGTGGACTTAGCGGTGCACTTCCTGGACAACGTTATAGACGTAAATAAGTATCCGCTGCCGCAGATCGAGGAGATGACCAAGGGCAGTCGTAAGATCGGCCTTGGAGTTATGGGATTTGCCGACATGCTGTTCAAGCTGGGCATTCCTTACAACTCTGATGAAGCGGTGGAGCTTGCTCGCCAAGTCATGAAGTTCATCCAGGAGCGTTCCAAGGAGATGTCGGCGCGCCTTGCCGAGGTAAGAGGGGTATTCCCATTCTTCGAAAAGAGCACCTTAAGGCATAAGGGCCTAAGGCTGAGGAATGCCACTACTACCACCATAGCCCCAACCGGTACAATAAGCATCATATGCGGTACCACCAGTGGGATAGAGCCGCTGTTTGCCATATCCTTTGTGCGCAACGTGATGGATAACGATCAGTTGGTGGAAGTGCATCCATACTTTAAAGAAGTGGCCATAAAGCGCGGGTTTTATTCTGACCAGCTGATGAGGAAGATAGCTGCTCGAGGTAGCATCCAGGGCATGGAAGAGATACCCGAGGATGTAAGGCGGGTGTTTGTGACCGCCCACGACGTCTCGCCTGAATATCACGTGCGCATGCAGGCAGCTTTCCAGGAATATACGGATAACGCCGTGTCAAAGACGGTCAATTTCCCCAACAGCGCCACCGTGGAGGACGTAAGGAAGGTTTACTGGTTGGCTTACGAGCTGGGGTGCAAGGGCGTAACCATTTACAGGGACGGCAGCCGTGAAGGCCAGGTTTTGAGCGTTAAGCCCAAAGAAGATAAACCTCTAGAGGAGAAGCCGATAGAAGATAAGCCAAAAATTGATAAAAAAGACGAGAAAAAAGATAAAACCGGTTCTCTCACCGAGAAAATATACAGCCGCATAAAGGAGCAGGCTGAAAACAAGCAGCCAAAAATAACGCCCAGGCCAAGGCCTGACGTTACCATGGGCTTTACCGAAAAGGTGCGGATCGGCTGCGGTAACTTGTACATCACCGTCAATTATGATGACCAGGGGATATGTGAGGTGTTTACCAACCTGGGGCGGGCAGGCGGATGTCCTTCACAGTCCGAGGCCACCAGCCGCTTGATCTCCATAGCGCTGCGCTCCGGCATGGATGTTGACACCATAATAGAGCAGCTCAAGGGTATAAGATGCCATTCTACCCTGAGGCAGAAGGGGCTTAAGGTGTTATCGTGTCCTGATGCTATAGGCAGGGTGCTAGAGAAGGTGGTAAAGCTAAGGCTCAACAATAACCTGGAAGCCGAGGAACTTGACATCGGTAGCCCCGATATGGTAGACAAGCACAGCTGCCTTGCCAACTGTTCGCTTTGTTCTCTAAAGGATGTGTGTAACAACCCCTACAAAGAAAATGGCGGGATTCCGCTGAGTGATAGTGATTCTTCGGTAGATTTACCGGCCGGTTCTTTAGAGAATAGTGGCAAGCTTCAGAAAAAAGGGCAGAAATGTCCTGAGTGCGGAGCGACTATGGAACACGATGGTGGATGCGTCGTGTGCCGCTCCTGTGGGTATTCAAAATGTGGATAA
- a CDS encoding aspartyl-phosphate phosphatase Spo0E family protein produces MGEPTLQELLLKIESLRESMEKLISQKELKDPEILELSKQLDELLVKYYETLKSKQ; encoded by the coding sequence ATGGGAGAACCCACACTACAGGAACTTCTTTTAAAAATCGAATCATTGCGGGAATCCATGGAGAAACTCATATCGCAAAAGGAGCTTAAAGATCCGGAAATCCTTGAACTAAGCAAACAGCTTGATGAACTGTTGGTAAAGTATTATGAAACCCTCAAAAGCAAACAATAA
- a CDS encoding D-lyxose/D-mannose family sugar isomerase yields MKRSQINAIIREAIAAFERHGWFLPPNPRWDVTDFGLGDFEKVGLTLVNLTEQPEYCEKIMYVKKNQVTPTHYHASKKEDIICRWGKLAIKLEGDEDTIRLQVNGVETDIPTDKPLILTSGERITINRGVRHSFWAESEYAIVGEVSTANDDLHDNFFDDPNVGRFSDIEEDEPPIVKLVSD; encoded by the coding sequence ATGAAACGTTCTCAAATTAATGCTATCATTAGGGAAGCTATCGCTGCATTTGAAAGGCATGGATGGTTTCTTCCCCCCAATCCCAGATGGGATGTCACTGATTTTGGACTGGGGGATTTTGAGAAGGTAGGGCTTACTTTGGTTAATTTGACCGAACAGCCAGAATATTGCGAAAAGATAATGTATGTAAAGAAAAATCAAGTTACCCCCACTCATTATCATGCATCTAAAAAAGAGGATATTATATGCCGGTGGGGAAAGCTGGCAATTAAATTAGAAGGCGATGAGGATACCATAAGATTGCAGGTTAATGGTGTAGAGACTGACATTCCTACGGATAAACCGTTGATTTTGACTTCAGGGGAAAGGATTACCATTAACAGGGGAGTGCGCCATTCATTTTGGGCTGAATCGGAATATGCTATCGTAGGGGAGGTTTCTACGGCAAACGATGACTTGCATGATAATTTCTTTGATGACCCCAATGTAGGAAGATTTAGTGACATAGAAGAGGATGAACCACCTATTGTTAAATTGGTAAGCGATTAA